catataaattgAATCCGTATGACatacacttgtctgtcagtttgcggtactgtggtgggttgcatgttgctgtgatgctggaagctatgccactggtatttcaaatgtcagcagggtcacccatggtggacagatttcagattaagacagacctgaagatcgacttctgaaaagattggctagtgaaaaccttagggatagcaatggaatattgtctgatatatcTTAATCCATATCAATTGAAATATGTTTTTCCAAATTTGTCCACAGCTGATAGGTAGAGAAAGGCCCAAAGTTCTTTGTGGTCTTTTGGGCTCTTTTATACTCACTCTTTTCCTTCCACTTAAAATGACCTTCAAGACCCACCTCAAAAATTACCTCCCCTATGAAGACTTCCCTGATCCTGCTCCCACTACACAGCCCCTGCTGGTCCTGAAGTGGTGTCTTCCTTCTTGAACTTATGTTTATGGAGTTCTGTCTTCTTTGCAGTCTACACAACCAATATATTACTTTCCACAGCGAGTGGCAGTGCAAAGCCTGCTCATAATTTCTGCAAGTTCCTGAGGAATTATTTCCTTGTGGTTACTGCTCTCTCTGGCTCCTGGGCTGTCTCTGTTTTCCATTGAATCAATCCAGCCATAAAACTCAGCCCCTTCACTGGTTTTCACAAGAAAGTTCACCCCTGCAAAGGGTTTTGTGAGTCTGATAACTTAATTGCAGGGAGAGGGGGAAGGTTATACAGGAAAATTCCTGGCCTCCTGActagatcttttgtgtcttctctttcctccccatttcctttttaaagtaaaaatatgcCTTCTTTTGTTCTATGTATAattgttccacatccttgtcaTAGCCTTTTGGGGTGCCAACATGCGTGTCCCATGGGGATTGACCTGCTACAAGCTGGTCTATGAAGGCATATCGACCAAAAAGGCGTCTATTCCTCTAAGAGGAATTCTTCTACCAGCTGCTGTGAGAATGCAGTTTATCTCATCACATTAAGTAGTTACTTCCACacatatattttctctttctggaTACTAAGCTCCTcaaagataagaattattttgatAATTCTGATCTCCATAGTCCCTGCCTGAGAAATGGATGGTCAATTTTTTAttgagtgaacaaatgaatacAGTATATAACTTCAGTCCCTTaataacagaaccaaatgaactTCTTTCAAGTAGACATTCTCGAATTATAAgcggctaactttttttttttttttaacccacctTATGTACAAGTCAAAACAAAGACGATGGTTTCTTTGCCCAGTATATAACATTTATTAGGGCATGACAGAAGACACGGTATCACAGATATTGAAACAACCAACAGGTAAGATCATTATGATCCAAAGGATGAAATCAGATATTGAAACAGGGAAATGTCCAGCCTACTTCTTAAAAGCTGAATGTTGAGTAAATTGCTTCCattcttcatggtgacatctgaGGGATTTCCCTTAGCTAAACTCTGGTGCCTTCGGTGTTCGGGAAAAAAAGGTAGGTAAATAGAAACTAAAAGTAGATCACAAAGAAGGCAAAAATTAGCCTTGTGGACAGTTCTCAAGGATAAATTCTACAGCATGTCAGTCATTTTCAACCCTACAGGCAAATCAGAAATACTCTAtcctaagcaatttttttttaagcaacgtGAGAAACTGCAAGTGGGCTCACATCATTTCTTTGTCTGCAGAGGAGGATAAAACTATTCATTGCAGAATGGAATCAGGTAGAACTGTGAGGCTCATATACTTGCTAGCtgccacacaaaaaaaagaagtctAAAAACAGAGGTGATTGAGGAGATGATCAGTCCAGAGATACTGTGTTCTGGGCAAATTGAAAATCAGCAACCTGGCCTTTAGCAAATGGACTCAGAGCAGATGGGCTGGCAGCAGCAGGTTTGGCGGCAGCTGGACTGTCCACAGTAGGATGGACGGCAGCAGGAGGCCTGGGCCTGGTACAGCTGGCAGCAGGATGGGGGGGTGCAGCTCGCCACACAGCAGGGGGGCAGGGAGGTGCCCTCCACCCGGCAGTCTGGGCGGCACCACCTGACACGGTAGCTCACAGCTCCACTGCCACCTTCCTGGCCAGAGCTGATGCCACCGACGATGCCGCCACCAGTCCCGAAGCAGCTGGTCTCAAAGCAGCTTGGCTGGCAGCAGCTGGAGCCACAGGTCCCACCGGTGGAGCAGCTGGGAAACCCACAGAAGCTGGTGTGGCAGCAGGCCATGGTGTCAGGAGCTGGGTTGAGAGTGGGTTTTTTTGGAGAAGTTTCTGAGTTTTGGCTGTGACTTCCACATGGGGCCTTTTATATACCTCAGCTGAACGCTGTTTATTAAAATTCTTAGCATATCttccttgtttttgtttaaatttgTTCCTCAGTGGTCCTCTGGTCGGCGTATGTTGAAATACTTATGATGCATTATTAGTAGCAGTTTGGAAATTGCCTTGTTTTATAGTTTCATTAGAATTTGTCATCAAACCTTTGCTCTTTGGAATATGTTTGTGGTTTTCCATGTTCAAAGACTCCCTCCATTTTAATCCAAGTCGCCACCCTTATTTTGTATAGGTAGTTATTCCATGTGACGGTATGCCCACGTGTCTAAAGTTAAGGGTAATAATTGTGCTCTTATTTTtaatcaccatttcttccttctggATATATAGACTGAATTCTCTTGAATTTAGGACATCAGGGTGTCCACTGAATTTAAGGGGTACCTTTGGCCATGCATGATTAAAAGCTACCAACTTATTTATTCCAACATCAAAGCAAATTACTATTATAGCTTTCTTGCTTTCAACTAATTTGGAATGTGTAAAATATAACTCGTGTTTCAGGCCGGGAATCTTCTCATATGAATAAAATGGCAAAGTATATGAAGACATTCAGCAGAGGGCCTCGCTTATGGCAgaactttaataaatatttattggctcTCTTTTTGAAAGGGTAGAGTAAAAGGCATGATTCGTGGACACCTGTACCACTTATAAGTGCTATGAAGTTAAACAGAACTTCCAAGCTATAGTACCTCTTATGA
The window above is part of the Elephas maximus indicus isolate mEleMax1 chromosome 19, mEleMax1 primary haplotype, whole genome shotgun sequence genome. Proteins encoded here:
- the LOC126063167 gene encoding keratin-associated protein 1-1-like, with the protein product MACCHTSFCGFPSCSTGGTCGSSCCQPSCFETSCFGTGGGIVGGISSGQEGGSGAVSYRVRWCRPDCRVEGTSLPPCCVASCTPPSCCQLYQAQASCCRPSYCGQSSCRQTCCCQPICSESIC